From the Leguminivora glycinivorella isolate SPB_JAAS2020 chromosome 15, LegGlyc_1.1, whole genome shotgun sequence genome, one window contains:
- the LOC125233864 gene encoding pancreatic triacylglycerol lipase-like translates to MRSALVFLAFAAFAAAVPVPEEQAAFEYPRYIEFPDGDGVPHTVDLQEEVDHHLLEEIERNPANNLYLLFTRRNPRNSQTLVINDRNSVLNSNFNPNHPTVVIAHGWLSNQNTDLNPVIRDAYLNKGETNVIVLDWRRLALSGYVKATNGVPAVGRGLGQFLRFVHQTTGAAFNSMHLVGFSLGAHLVGNAGRELGGAVARVTGLDPAGPLWNFNKDSLGPNDAVYVEAIHTDGGYTVGGLGIGTAIANADFFPNGGISQPACLTNICNHNRAWELFAATVSHNHLIGQECSSNVQITLNNCRGQSLHMGNDNLRKWGSGKYRLDTARRYPF, encoded by the exons ATGCGTTCCGCCCTTGTGTTTCTTGCTTTTGCGG CATTCGCTGCCGCAGTGCCTGTGCCTGAAGAGCAGGCTGCCTTCGAGTACCCGAGGTATATCGAGTTTCCGGATGGCGACGGTGTCCCTCACACGGTGGACCTCCAGGAAGAGGTAGACCACCACCTCCTCGAAGAGATCGAGAGGAACCCGGCTAACAATCTGTACCTGCTCTTCACTAG GCGGAACCCGCGCAACTCACAGACATTAGTCATCAACGACAGGAACTCTGTTCTCAACTCCAACTTTAACCCAAACCACCCCACGGTGGTCATCGCGCACGGGTGGCTTAGCAACCAGAACACAGACCTCAATCCCGTTATCAGAGATG CTTACCTCAACAAAGGCGAGACTAACGTCATCGTCTTGGACTGGCGCCGCCTCGCCCTCAGCGGTTACGTGAAGGCGACGAACGGAGTCCCGGCTGTCGGCCGCGGCCTCGGCCAGTTCCTTCGATTCGTCCATCAGACTACTGGAGCTGCGTTCAACTCTATGCACCTCGTTGGATTCAGCTTGGGCGCTCATCTGGTCGGCAACGCGGGAAGGGAGCTGGGAGGAGCTGTTGCCCGTGTCACTG GTTTAGACCCTGCCGGTCCCCTATGGAACTTCAACAAAGACAGTCTGGGTCCCAACGACGCAGTATACGTTGAAGCGATTCACACCGACGGCGGGTACACCGTTGGTGGCCTTGGCATCGGGACGGCCATCGCCAATGCAGACTTCTTCCCCAATGGCGGCATCTCTCAGCCTGCGTGTCTCACCAACATCTGTAACCACAACAGGGCGTGGGAACTCTTCGCTGCTACTGTGTCGCACAACCATCTCATTGGACAAGAGTGCTCGTCTAATGTGCAGATCACTTTGAACAACTGCAGAGGACAGTCTCTTCATATGGGCAATGATAATTTGAGAAAGTGGGG GTCTGGAAAGTACCGATTGGATACTGCACGAAGATATCCCTTCTAA